Proteins co-encoded in one uncultured Draconibacterium sp. genomic window:
- a CDS encoding MATE family efflux transporter produces the protein MKFQDYIPFYKRNLTLALPIVLSQIGQVTVSLADNMMVGHVGTTELAAASFANSVFMIGMVFGMGVTMGLTPLVGKAFGQNQLHKAIIWLKNGMAAHLVASVALTALMFSIYFFLPYMGQPENVLHLARPYYLLLCSSYLPFMFFFTLKQFFEGIGNTKIAMQITLTANVINIAVNYVFIFGKFGFPEMGLMGAGIGTLTSRICMPLLFAYFIFRNNRFKRYFVFARYQKIFKKDIVALLKIGIPIGFQLIVEVAAFAIGAVMMGWLGETPLAAHQVALGLATFTYMISLGISQANTIRVSHQMGDNDYVSLRRAVFASTHLVLMVMSLSALLFIFSRNILPLMFTTDENVIEVAARLLIIAAVFQLFDGLQVIMQSSLRGMADVTTPMLIAFIAYLLIGIPTSYIFTFVLSAGPQGIWYGYLVGLGTAGILFYIRFMGLLKRLA, from the coding sequence ATGAAATTTCAAGATTATATTCCGTTTTACAAGCGTAATCTAACCCTGGCACTTCCGATAGTATTGTCGCAAATCGGGCAGGTAACCGTATCGCTTGCCGATAATATGATGGTTGGGCACGTTGGAACAACAGAGCTTGCCGCAGCATCGTTTGCCAACAGTGTATTCATGATTGGGATGGTTTTTGGAATGGGGGTAACAATGGGGCTTACACCTTTGGTTGGAAAAGCTTTCGGACAAAACCAATTACACAAAGCCATTATTTGGTTAAAAAACGGCATGGCAGCACATCTTGTAGCATCGGTAGCTTTAACGGCTCTCATGTTCAGTATATATTTCTTTTTGCCTTATATGGGGCAGCCCGAAAATGTTTTGCACCTGGCCCGTCCGTATTATCTCTTGCTTTGTAGTTCATATCTGCCTTTTATGTTCTTTTTCACTTTAAAGCAGTTTTTTGAAGGAATAGGAAATACAAAGATTGCGATGCAAATTACACTTACAGCCAATGTAATTAATATTGCGGTGAACTATGTGTTTATATTCGGAAAGTTCGGATTTCCTGAAATGGGGCTTATGGGAGCAGGAATTGGGACACTAACTTCACGTATTTGTATGCCATTGTTATTTGCCTATTTTATTTTTCGTAATAATAGGTTTAAACGATATTTTGTTTTTGCCCGTTACCAGAAAATTTTCAAAAAGGATATTGTGGCTTTATTGAAAATTGGTATTCCCATTGGATTTCAATTAATTGTTGAAGTTGCTGCATTTGCTATTGGAGCAGTAATGATGGGGTGGTTGGGCGAAACTCCTCTTGCTGCTCACCAGGTAGCGTTAGGATTAGCCACATTTACCTATATGATTTCGCTTGGCATTTCGCAAGCCAATACAATTCGCGTAAGTCATCAAATGGGAGACAATGATTATGTCTCGTTACGACGAGCTGTTTTTGCATCTACACATTTGGTACTTATGGTTATGTCACTATCTGCTCTATTATTTATATTTTCACGAAATATACTTCCTTTAATGTTTACCACTGATGAAAACGTTATTGAGGTAGCAGCCAGATTATTAATAATTGCTGCGGTGTTTCAGCTATTCGATGGATTACAGGTTATTATGCAAAGTTCGTTGCGTGGAATGGCCGATGTAACCACGCCAATGCTAATTGCATTTATCGCTTATCTGTTAATCGGTATTCCAACCAGTTACATTTTTACGTTTGTTCTAAGTGCTGGGCCTCAGGGAATTTGGTATGGTTATCTGGTTGGTTTGGGAACCGCAGGAATATTGTTCTACATCCGTTTTATGGGCTTGCTGAAACGCTTAGCCTGA
- a CDS encoding alcohol dehydrogenase catalytic domain-containing protein: MKAVVLTGIRQMKLTEIADPELTRDTDVKIKISTVGVCGSDIHYYSEGKIGSQIVEYPFKVGHECSGVIVETGKAVTNVQVGDLVVVDPSVHCGTCDQCLAGRPHTCRNNKFLGCPGQIEGCLSEFIVMPSFTCYPVTGKLNVRQAALIEPLSIGVYAVKLAQIQKKETTVGVFGAGPIGLSILLKLVADGITNVGVIEPLDYRLSKADEIGASWLINPTNEDVEAAVQKQNELLLDVVFEASGEQEAVNSAIKILKPGGKLVLVGIPPDAQYIFDMDLMRRKELTVINVRRQNHCVEEAIDLVISGAVQVSKMVTHEFTLEETPVAFDVVEGYKFGAIKAMINF, translated from the coding sequence ATGAAAGCAGTAGTATTAACCGGTATCCGGCAGATGAAATTAACAGAGATAGCTGATCCTGAATTAACTCGTGATACCGATGTTAAGATAAAAATCTCAACTGTTGGGGTCTGTGGATCAGACATTCATTATTACTCGGAAGGAAAGATCGGCTCGCAAATAGTTGAATACCCGTTTAAGGTGGGGCACGAGTGCTCGGGAGTAATTGTTGAAACAGGTAAAGCCGTAACAAATGTACAAGTTGGCGATCTGGTGGTTGTCGATCCGTCGGTGCATTGCGGTACCTGCGATCAGTGTTTGGCCGGGCGCCCGCATACTTGCCGAAACAATAAGTTTTTAGGCTGCCCGGGGCAGATTGAAGGATGTTTATCAGAGTTCATTGTTATGCCGTCGTTTACCTGCTACCCGGTTACCGGGAAATTGAATGTCAGGCAGGCCGCGCTGATTGAACCACTTTCCATTGGTGTGTATGCTGTAAAATTGGCGCAAATTCAGAAGAAGGAAACTACAGTTGGTGTCTTTGGTGCCGGTCCGATTGGTTTGAGTATTCTGCTGAAATTGGTGGCTGATGGTATAACCAATGTGGGAGTGATTGAGCCACTGGACTACCGTTTAAGTAAAGCCGATGAAATTGGTGCTTCGTGGTTAATTAATCCAACTAATGAAGATGTAGAAGCTGCTGTGCAAAAGCAGAATGAACTTTTGCTTGATGTGGTTTTTGAAGCCAGTGGCGAACAGGAAGCAGTAAATAGTGCCATTAAAATTTTGAAACCGGGAGGAAAACTTGTATTGGTTGGAATTCCGCCTGATGCACAATATATTTTTGATATGGATTTGATGCGCCGAAAAGAGTTAACCGTAATTAATGTACGCCGGCAAAATCATTGTGTTGAAGAGGCGATTGATCTGGTAATCTCAGGAGCGGTACAAGTTTCAAAAATGGTGACGCACGAATTTACGCTGGAAGAAACGCCAGTGGCTTTTGATGTTGTTGAGGGCTACAAATTTGGCGCAATAAAGGCAATGATAAATTTCTAA
- a CDS encoding outer membrane beta-barrel family protein, giving the protein MNIFLFPHFKKIFLTFIFFGAIFGAFAQNTKLKGCVKDAKSGNPIGYATVIIEPLADSTKIYGDITYEDGLFQINDLPYGDYELKISFVGYDMYHVEKMELTSPELDIGQIDLAVDENALDEITVQAKNSGVKYKIDRKVIEARNFPGTDKAIDLLENIPSLELGVDGRLTYRGDGTFLVYINGRPELSGEQKLRQIPASKIQYIEVITNPSSKYNAEGTAGIIQVILKRNRLEGVELSTSLKLSTLGSSEFIFSVDQKGERGGWYVNGQLDDQVSRIQWQKGNQTVTNGNTRYQTLWDVKSKLRENNSYMELGFNYDLSGSDYLDFKVSVDPFRESSSSNENGTYSDSEYLDNNLMNFKEYTLGSQYHLYYSYMSAVASYEHAFNKDRSNMLKAYINTSTYLQPLEEQKYDGLSFDDYSEKFGYLTKEHNELLIDANVSYENRLSDKSRLDAGLEVNLDHIPRVETKSGTYNSNNDLLVFEQEKENEEIDFKQDVYASFVTFKSNFGKLDYQLGLRTEYTDRKSNYSYNMIGNDELVTVPAKTNFWDWFPTAHFVYNISDENQFTLSYSRRINRPDYWELIPLRRYETPYISFTGNEKLMPSYVNAYELGYLKSWDDNFVSGEVFARKTNNLSRNYYRTGEGNSIEWTKENVGESLSVGVEFMLGYQLFDWWNTNLSTSAYLYKLTTTLDNKSDKQEIYRGNIRFNNNFRISKTLNLRYQFVYQSKGIDAQMKRDAFAYSNLVLRKSFFSRRLTTELSWSNIFNSMKYQTRTTGDNLYVETDFERKPYASFKVSYVFVKRK; this is encoded by the coding sequence ATGAACATATTTTTGTTTCCACATTTTAAAAAAATATTTCTGACCTTCATATTTTTTGGGGCGATTTTTGGGGCTTTTGCACAAAATACCAAGTTGAAGGGATGTGTAAAAGATGCAAAATCAGGAAATCCAATCGGATATGCGACTGTAATTATTGAACCGCTAGCCGACTCTACTAAAATATATGGCGATATAACCTACGAAGACGGATTGTTTCAAATCAACGATCTTCCGTACGGTGATTATGAATTGAAAATTAGCTTTGTTGGCTATGATATGTATCACGTTGAAAAAATGGAGCTTACAAGCCCGGAGCTCGATATAGGACAGATTGATTTAGCGGTTGATGAAAATGCATTAGATGAAATAACTGTACAGGCTAAAAATTCGGGAGTTAAATACAAAATTGACAGAAAAGTTATTGAAGCACGGAATTTTCCAGGTACCGATAAAGCAATTGATTTACTGGAAAATATTCCATCATTGGAATTGGGCGTTGACGGACGTTTAACATACCGCGGAGATGGAACATTTTTGGTTTATATAAATGGCCGCCCCGAATTGAGCGGAGAACAAAAGTTGAGACAAATACCAGCCAGTAAAATTCAGTACATTGAAGTTATTACCAATCCTTCATCAAAATATAATGCTGAGGGTACGGCCGGAATTATTCAGGTTATTTTGAAGCGTAACCGTTTGGAAGGTGTTGAATTAAGTACTAGTTTGAAGCTCTCCACGCTTGGTTCTTCTGAGTTTATTTTTTCTGTCGACCAGAAAGGAGAACGTGGTGGTTGGTATGTGAATGGACAGTTGGATGACCAGGTGTCACGAATTCAGTGGCAGAAAGGTAACCAAACTGTAACCAACGGCAATACCCGTTACCAAACGCTTTGGGATGTTAAATCGAAACTCCGTGAAAATAACAGTTACATGGAGCTTGGTTTTAATTATGATTTAAGCGGTAGCGATTATCTGGATTTTAAGGTAAGTGTTGATCCTTTTCGCGAGTCGAGTAGTTCTAACGAAAATGGAACATATTCGGATAGTGAATATCTGGATAACAATCTGATGAATTTCAAAGAGTATACTTTGGGAAGCCAGTATCACCTGTATTATAGTTACATGAGTGCGGTGGCCAGCTATGAACATGCTTTTAATAAAGATCGTTCGAATATGTTGAAGGCATATATCAACACTTCCACTTATTTGCAGCCCTTGGAAGAGCAGAAGTACGATGGATTAAGTTTCGACGACTATTCTGAAAAGTTTGGTTACCTAACTAAAGAACACAACGAGTTGCTTATTGATGCTAATGTATCGTACGAAAATAGGTTGTCGGATAAAAGTCGGTTAGATGCTGGTCTGGAAGTTAATCTCGACCATATTCCAAGGGTAGAAACGAAAAGTGGTACTTATAACAGTAACAATGATTTGCTTGTTTTTGAACAGGAAAAGGAAAACGAAGAAATTGATTTTAAACAGGATGTTTATGCCAGTTTTGTAACCTTTAAAAGCAACTTTGGAAAATTAGATTATCAACTGGGGCTAAGAACAGAGTACACCGACCGGAAGTCGAACTACAGTTACAACATGATTGGGAATGATGAATTAGTAACTGTTCCGGCAAAAACAAATTTTTGGGATTGGTTTCCAACTGCTCATTTTGTTTATAATATATCGGATGAAAATCAATTTACTTTAAGCTATTCGCGCCGGATTAACCGCCCTGATTATTGGGAACTAATTCCCTTACGAAGGTATGAAACGCCTTATATTTCGTTTACAGGAAATGAGAAGTTAATGCCATCGTATGTAAATGCCTACGAGCTGGGCTACCTAAAATCGTGGGACGATAATTTTGTTTCGGGAGAGGTATTTGCCCGTAAAACAAATAATTTGTCTCGAAATTACTACCGTACCGGAGAGGGCAACTCCATTGAATGGACAAAGGAAAACGTGGGGGAATCGTTGAGTGTTGGTGTAGAATTTATGTTGGGCTACCAACTTTTCGATTGGTGGAATACCAATCTGTCAACCAGTGCCTATTTATATAAATTAACCACTACTCTCGATAACAAGTCTGATAAACAAGAAATATATCGCGGAAATATTCGCTTCAATAATAATTTCAGAATCTCAAAAACTCTCAATTTGCGTTACCAGTTTGTTTATCAAAGCAAGGGGATAGATGCCCAAATGAAAAGAGACGCTTTTGCTTATTCGAACCTCGTATTACGCAAATCATTCTTTAGCAGAAGGCTGACAACTGAGCTTTCGTGGTCAAATATTTTCAACAGTATGAAGTATCAAACCCGAACTACCGGAGACAATTTGTATGTTGAAACTGATTTTGAGAGAAAACCATATGCCTCGTTTAAAGTTTCATACGTATTTGTTAAGCGAAAATAA
- the pdxB gene encoding 4-phosphoerythronate dehydrogenase PdxB, translated as MKIIIDNKIPYIKGALEPFAEVIYLPGSETTPEVVKDADALITRTRTICNEKLLRGSSVKYIATATIGFDHIDTNYCKKAGIEWTNAPGCNAESVNQYIASALCSWAMRKRTSLAGLTIGIVGVGNVGKRIAKTCKILGMNVLLNDPPRERAEGSNEFVSLEMIQKDADIITFHVPLNVTGEDATFHMVDEVFLQNLKKNPLIINSCRGEVCDSEAIYNAIEANDIKGFIADCWENEPEINLDLLNLCEYGTPHIAGYSKDGKANGTKMSVQAISRFFGLGINNWAPTTVELPATTTIEIDGNQRREYSILAEAILSTYDIENDDDDLRDSPLKFEQLRGDYPVRREFSTYTIEAKDIETKTLEKLKELGFQIKNK; from the coding sequence ATGAAAATAATTATAGACAATAAAATACCATACATAAAAGGTGCGCTTGAACCTTTTGCTGAGGTAATTTATCTGCCAGGAAGTGAAACTACTCCAGAGGTTGTTAAAGATGCTGATGCACTTATAACACGCACAAGAACCATTTGTAACGAAAAATTGCTTCGGGGATCGAGCGTAAAATATATAGCTACAGCAACCATAGGTTTCGATCATATTGATACAAACTATTGCAAGAAAGCAGGAATTGAATGGACTAATGCACCGGGTTGTAATGCCGAGAGTGTAAATCAATACATAGCTTCTGCCTTGTGTTCGTGGGCAATGCGCAAAAGAACCTCTCTTGCAGGATTAACAATTGGAATTGTTGGCGTAGGGAATGTAGGAAAACGCATTGCAAAAACCTGCAAAATTCTTGGAATGAATGTTCTGTTGAACGACCCTCCGCGTGAACGTGCAGAAGGAAGCAATGAATTCGTATCATTAGAAATGATTCAAAAAGACGCTGATATTATTACCTTTCATGTGCCATTAAATGTGACTGGTGAAGATGCCACTTTTCATATGGTAGATGAAGTTTTTTTGCAAAACCTCAAGAAAAATCCGTTGATAATAAATTCATGTCGTGGAGAAGTTTGTGATTCAGAAGCTATCTACAATGCCATTGAAGCGAATGATATCAAGGGATTTATAGCCGATTGCTGGGAGAATGAACCGGAGATAAATCTTGATTTATTAAACCTGTGCGAATACGGCACACCCCACATTGCAGGCTATTCAAAAGACGGGAAAGCCAACGGAACAAAAATGAGTGTGCAGGCCATTAGTCGTTTTTTTGGGTTAGGCATCAACAATTGGGCCCCAACTACTGTTGAACTACCGGCAACTACAACTATTGAAATTGATGGTAACCAGCGTCGTGAATATTCCATTTTGGCAGAGGCCATTTTAAGTACTTACGACATTGAGAACGATGACGACGACCTTCGCGATTCGCCACTAAAGTTTGAGCAACTGAGAGGAGATTATCCTGTTCGTCGCGAGTTTAGCACGTATACCATCGAAGCAAAAGATATTGAAACAAAAACTTTGGAAAAGCTAAAAGAATTAGGATTTCAAATTAAAAACAAATAA
- the gnd gene encoding decarboxylating NADP(+)-dependent phosphogluconate dehydrogenase encodes MKKLADIGLIGLAVMGENLVLNMESKGYTVAVYNRTVEKVDKFVNGRGAGKNFIGAHSIEEFCASLEKPRKIMMLVKAGEPVDHFIDMVIPHLEPGDIIIDGGNSHFPDTIRRTKYVESKGLLYIGTGVSGGEEGALKGPSIMPGGSPAAWPHVKEIFQAVSAKVESGEPCCDWVGEGGAGHFVKMVHNGIEYGDMQIITEAYQLMKELLGMSNDEMHKVFKKWNEGILDSYLIEITRDILGYKDENGEETVEMILDTAGQKGTGKWTGISALDLGIPLTLIGESVFARCLSAQKDLRVQASKVIEGPKPEFKGDKQQFIDDIESALLGAKIISYAQGYNLMMEAASEHGWNLNYGGIALMWRGGCIIRSVFLNDIKKAFDNNPELPNLLLDPFFKQKVEEAQEGWRRVCSTALANGIPVPALTSALCYFDGFRSERLPANLLQAQRDYFGAHTYERVDKPRGEFFHTNWTGHGGNTASSTYNA; translated from the coding sequence ATGAAGAAATTAGCAGATATTGGATTGATTGGGTTAGCTGTAATGGGCGAAAACCTGGTGCTTAACATGGAAAGCAAAGGCTATACTGTGGCCGTATACAACCGCACAGTTGAAAAGGTTGACAAATTTGTAAATGGAAGAGGAGCCGGTAAAAATTTTATCGGAGCGCATTCAATTGAGGAGTTTTGTGCCTCGTTAGAAAAGCCTCGTAAAATAATGATGCTGGTAAAAGCCGGGGAACCGGTTGATCACTTTATTGACATGGTTATCCCACACCTTGAGCCGGGCGATATTATTATCGATGGTGGTAACTCACACTTCCCCGATACAATTCGTCGCACAAAATATGTAGAAAGCAAAGGATTATTATACATCGGAACAGGTGTTTCTGGTGGCGAAGAAGGCGCATTAAAAGGCCCTTCAATCATGCCGGGAGGATCGCCGGCTGCATGGCCACATGTGAAAGAGATTTTCCAGGCCGTATCGGCAAAAGTTGAAAGTGGCGAACCTTGTTGCGACTGGGTTGGCGAAGGTGGCGCCGGCCATTTTGTAAAAATGGTACACAACGGAATCGAATACGGCGATATGCAAATTATCACCGAAGCTTACCAGTTAATGAAAGAATTGCTTGGAATGAGCAACGATGAAATGCATAAAGTATTCAAAAAATGGAACGAAGGTATTCTAGACAGTTACCTGATTGAAATAACACGCGACATTTTAGGTTATAAAGACGAGAACGGCGAGGAAACTGTAGAAATGATTCTTGACACCGCAGGCCAGAAAGGTACCGGTAAATGGACAGGTATTTCAGCACTCGATTTGGGTATTCCATTAACCTTAATCGGCGAATCGGTTTTTGCCCGTTGTTTATCGGCCCAGAAAGATCTGCGTGTTCAGGCTTCAAAAGTAATTGAAGGCCCAAAACCGGAATTTAAAGGCGACAAGCAACAATTTATCGACGATATTGAAAGTGCTTTGTTAGGTGCGAAAATTATTTCGTACGCACAAGGTTATAATCTGATGATGGAAGCTGCCAGCGAACATGGCTGGAACCTCAATTACGGTGGAATTGCCCTGATGTGGCGCGGTGGTTGTATCATCCGTTCGGTTTTCCTTAATGATATTAAGAAAGCTTTCGATAACAATCCGGAATTGCCAAACTTACTGCTTGATCCTTTCTTCAAACAAAAAGTTGAAGAAGCCCAGGAAGGCTGGCGCCGTGTTTGTTCAACTGCATTGGCCAATGGAATTCCGGTGCCTGCACTAACATCTGCTTTGTGTTACTTCGATGGTTTCCGCAGCGAACGTTTGCCTGCCAACTTACTTCAGGCCCAACGCGATTATTTCGGAGCACATACCTACGAAAGAGTTGATAAACCGCGAGGCGAATTTTTCCACACTAACTGGACTGGCCATGGTGGCAATACAGCATCGTCAACTTACAACGCATAA
- a CDS encoding Gfo/Idh/MocA family oxidoreductase yields the protein MKSINWGIIGVGDVTEVKSGPAFYKVENSKLVAVMRRNAEKAKDYARRHNVQKWYSNGSALINDSDVDAVYIATPPDTHASYAIEALKAGKPVYVEKPMARNYAECMEMLKVAEETKTPLWVAYYRRTLPAFLKVKELLENGSIGKPLMVNIKLYKQATETNQKQEEMHWHVFPNIAGGGHFFDLASHQLDYLDFVFGKITEVKGQAVNQIGLYPAEDTVTGTWKHESGVVGTGSWCFVVDEKSEEDYIQIIGEKGEICLPCFKHGDVIVKNEKGIEQLSFINPQHISQNLVEQVVNELLGNGTCVSTGKSAARTSWVLDEMVKDYYNKQK from the coding sequence ATGAAAAGCATCAACTGGGGAATAATCGGTGTTGGAGATGTAACTGAGGTTAAAAGTGGACCGGCTTTCTATAAAGTCGAAAACTCAAAGCTGGTTGCGGTAATGCGCCGAAATGCGGAAAAGGCAAAAGATTATGCCCGACGCCATAATGTACAGAAATGGTACAGCAATGGTTCGGCATTAATCAATGATTCCGATGTGGATGCTGTATATATTGCCACTCCTCCCGACACCCATGCTTCGTATGCCATTGAAGCATTAAAAGCCGGAAAACCGGTTTACGTTGAAAAACCAATGGCGCGCAATTATGCCGAATGTATGGAGATGCTTAAAGTTGCTGAGGAAACAAAAACGCCATTGTGGGTGGCATACTACCGACGAACCTTACCTGCCTTTTTAAAAGTAAAAGAATTGTTAGAAAATGGTAGTATTGGCAAACCTTTAATGGTTAATATTAAATTGTATAAACAAGCTACCGAGACTAACCAAAAACAGGAAGAAATGCACTGGCACGTTTTTCCGAATATTGCTGGTGGCGGACATTTTTTCGATCTGGCCTCGCACCAATTGGATTACCTTGATTTTGTTTTTGGGAAAATCACTGAAGTAAAAGGACAAGCGGTTAATCAGATCGGCCTCTACCCTGCTGAAGATACTGTTACAGGAACCTGGAAACACGAATCGGGAGTGGTTGGAACCGGAAGCTGGTGTTTTGTTGTTGATGAAAAATCGGAGGAAGATTACATTCAAATTATTGGAGAAAAAGGCGAAATTTGTTTGCCTTGTTTTAAACATGGCGATGTTATTGTAAAAAATGAAAAAGGAATAGAACAGCTAAGTTTTATTAATCCACAGCACATTTCGCAAAACCTCGTTGAACAGGTAGTTAATGAATTATTGGGAAATGGCACATGTGTAAGCACCGGCAAGTCGGCAGCACGCACCAGTTGGGTATTGGATGAGATGGTTAAAGATTATTATAACAAACAGAAATAG
- a CDS encoding lactate racemase domain-containing protein, translating into MIYFEKGSTETALSADDLKNGLFEAFEKMGAKQKVLAIPPDYTRLPSRAGELTEFTWEYFGERLTDVLPALGTHTPMTMEQISHMFGKMPSDLIREHDWRNDVITLGTVPAEFVEEVSEGAVNYTWPAQVNRILVEGNYDLILSIGQVVPHEVVGMANYNKNIFVGTGGAEGINKSHYIGAAYGMERMMGRADTPVRKVFNYASENFSNHLPIVYVQTVVGLNQDGKLQTYGLFIGDDFEVFDKAAKLSLEVNFEMVDKPIKKAVVWLDPSEFKSTWLGNKSIYRTRMALADGAELIVLAPALKEFGEDPQIDALIRKYGYFGTPHTLKLVKENEDLQDNLGAAAHLIHGSSEGRFSITYCPGKGKENVTQQEIESVGFKYGDYDVVTAKYNPDKLKDGFNILPDGEEVFYISNPAIGLWAYRERFDY; encoded by the coding sequence ATGATATATTTCGAAAAAGGTTCTACCGAAACAGCCCTCAGTGCTGATGACTTGAAAAATGGTCTTTTTGAAGCCTTCGAAAAAATGGGAGCCAAACAAAAAGTTTTGGCTATTCCTCCAGATTACACGCGTCTCCCGTCACGTGCCGGCGAACTCACTGAATTTACATGGGAATATTTTGGCGAAAGACTAACCGATGTACTTCCGGCGTTGGGAACGCACACACCTATGACGATGGAGCAAATCAGCCACATGTTTGGCAAAATGCCATCCGACTTGATTCGCGAACACGACTGGCGAAACGATGTGATTACGCTGGGTACCGTTCCCGCTGAATTTGTAGAAGAAGTATCGGAAGGTGCTGTCAATTATACGTGGCCGGCACAGGTAAACAGAATTCTTGTTGAAGGAAATTACGATCTGATTTTATCAATTGGTCAGGTTGTTCCGCACGAAGTGGTTGGAATGGCCAATTACAATAAAAATATATTTGTAGGAACAGGTGGTGCGGAAGGAATCAATAAGAGCCACTACATTGGCGCTGCATACGGTATGGAACGCATGATGGGCCGTGCCGATACGCCGGTGCGTAAGGTTTTCAATTATGCCTCCGAGAATTTTTCAAACCACCTGCCTATCGTTTATGTGCAAACGGTGGTTGGCTTAAACCAGGACGGCAAACTACAAACATACGGACTGTTTATTGGCGACGATTTTGAAGTTTTTGATAAAGCGGCAAAACTTTCGCTGGAAGTAAACTTCGAAATGGTCGATAAACCGATCAAAAAGGCGGTGGTTTGGCTCGATCCTAGTGAATTTAAGAGTACCTGGCTGGGGAACAAAAGTATCTATCGTACGCGCATGGCATTGGCCGACGGCGCGGAATTAATCGTTTTAGCTCCGGCCTTAAAAGAATTTGGAGAAGATCCACAAATTGATGCCCTTATACGAAAATATGGCTACTTCGGAACGCCTCACACTTTAAAATTGGTGAAGGAAAATGAAGACCTGCAAGATAACCTGGGAGCAGCAGCTCACCTTATTCATGGCTCGTCTGAAGGTCGTTTTAGCATCACCTATTGCCCGGGAAAAGGTAAAGAGAATGTAACACAACAGGAAATTGAGAGCGTTGGGTTTAAGTATGGCGATTACGATGTGGTAACTGCAAAATATAATCCTGATAAGCTAAAAGACGGTTTTAACATTCTTCCCGATGGTGAAGAGGTGTTTTATATTTCGAATCCGGCAATTGGATTGTGGGCTTACCGCGAACGCTTTGATTATTAG